A segment of the Melospiza melodia melodia isolate bMelMel2 chromosome 24, bMelMel2.pri, whole genome shotgun sequence genome:
GGGCAAATTTCCAATGAAGTTAGCAACTCAATCCTATTTTACATGTACGTAGAGTGTTGTTATAGGCAGCAAGAATGAGTGGAAACAAATCTGCCATAACTGAGGATTTGACACAGTGTTTTCCATGTGCAGGACCTGTTTGCACTGGGCCTGCAAGCGGAACCATGCGGCAGTCGTTGCTTATCTGCTGCATGCTGGGGCTGACAAGGACATCCTGACAAAGAAAGGGGAGAGGCCAGCCCAGTTAACATCCAAGAGAGAGATCAGGAAGATGCTGGGAGGTAACCTACAGTGACTGTGCCATATGATCATCAAAGATTGGTAAAAGGGTGTTCAAAGCATGTGTGCTCCAATCTTTGTTTTGCATGTGAAGATAGTGTGTTTGGATTTTAGTATTCGGACTTGTTTTCTAGAGTGTTTACATGATAAGAAAACAAAGTTTTAAGTAAAGAGGATTACCAATAAATTCCATACCCAGATAGCCAAACTTTTTTCAAAACACTGGAAATCTAGAAAAACTATATTTTCAGGAATGCTGTGTGCCAGGTAGATGCAGTTTCCAGTTTTCAGAAGGACAGCAGAAGAAAAATATCTGTAGGAAGGTCTTCTATGAGCAACACCTGATTTTCCTTATATTCTATGTTGGATAAATCAAAAATCAGCAGCCTAGATAAATGGCTCATTAAATGACATCAGTAGAGCATCTCTATCATGCTTTGTAACTGCTGGAATAGAGCAGGCTTTGCTGCTGGAGGTGATAAGTAATTTGAAATGCAGCTGATTAACAACATCTTGTCTCTCCTGTGTACTCCTGTGTCTGGTTATGTTTTCACTGCTGTCTCTCCCAGCTATTGAATGGGTAATCCAGCAGCTCTCCCAGTACTGCATGTTCCCTTTATACTCTACCTTAATATCAAACAACATATGACCCTTTGTTTTTCATTGCCTGCAACATTATGAAGATGACAGCATTATTCCACCAGAGACCATGTTACAATATTCTGTACAGATTAAAACAAGCCAAAACAGAAGTACTGCAGTGTTTACAAGGAATTACCACCCCTGGAATTATTAGAATCAGACTCAGCTTTTATGTCTGTATGGCAACACCTGAGCATTCTGCTTATTGTACGAAAAAAAGACACGGTGCTTCCTGATACATCTTTTAACCTGTGATGCTTTTAACACTGCATtcccaaaaaaaagaaacccaaaatcaGTCTTGGAGaatgttgtttggtttgttttacaGTGGAAGATGAACTCCCAGACTTAAAGCAAGATTCAGATCTGCCAATCATCCCCAATTACCTGGCTAACCCACCTTTCCCGTATGTTTACAACACCTTGAGTACCAGCATTTCAGATCCTGCCCTGAATGGGAATCTCTCACACTTGGAGCCACAAGACACCAACCCTCCGTCTGCACCTGACTCGGACACCTGTGGACGAGCACGAGCGCTGTTGCAGCCTGGGAACGCTGCTCCTGAGGCTCCTCCCAACAGGGACATCCCACCCCTGCCTCAAGGGTCTGCTGGGCCATCACACCCAAATCCTGTCCTCCAGAGAGCTCCTGTTTACCAGGGCTCAGTGTCTTGGGGCAGAAGTCCCTCTTTGCCAGCAGGATCCAACCAGTCCCTACCCCAGCAAGGGAACAGCTCCTGCATGGGACCTGTGCCAGCCTTTCAGCCTGTTTTCTTCACAGGAGCTTTTCCACTCAACATGCAAGGTAATACCAAAAGTCTCTTCTGGCTTTGTGTTGATCTTCTGACACCTTGGGCAGTGCAGACTAATCATGGGTTTCCGGAGACTTTCAGATTGCCATGCTTAGCCATTTAGGAAACATTTGAAGGGAATGAAGTAGGCAGATATGCTGTTTCTGCTAGAACTGTTATTAAAATATTCATGTAAAATTTGCTGTCTCAATTGCTACAAAAGCACACAGACACCAGGGTAATCTAATTCTCTAAATAGCATAGTCCAAGCTGCAAATACAGATCATGAGCAAGAAGCTAGTGAGCTCAAGAGAACCTCACATGGCTCAGTTTGCACTGAGCTGTTCTAGGATCTGCCTGTTATGCAGGGAAACTTTGCCTACCCAGAGAGGGAAACCTGGAATTCCAGTTACCATTAACAATTTTGCTCTTCAAGTAAAAGGCATTCTGATACCATGGGGTAGCAATGCAAAGTGAACTGAGAGCAAGAAATACCAATGAAAGCAATCTTGGATTGCTCAGGAAATTGATAACCAGTACAAGCTGCTGTTAAATCAGCTTAAATCAATTAAAGAGTATTCATGCAATGGTTCAGACATGCACACATATATTGCATTAGATTTGCTATGATTTTTTCATATAGTTTGATGAAAATCGATCTAATTAAATCTGTGGTCATACAATTCCAGGTTTTGGTTTCTGAGTATTCATGTATTCTTACCAGTGACACAAATGACAATAGAACATAGAAATACCTGGAAGTTGTTATAGAGACATTGTTTCCAATTTCTTTATACCTCTACCTATTAATGTGACTTTTTATTTCTAATAGAGCTGGTGCTTAAAGTGAGAATACAAACCCCTAATCTTAGAGAAAATGACTTCATTGAAATTGAACTGGACAGACAAGAACTGACATACAAGGAGCTGCTCCGAGTGAGTTGCCATGAGCTGGGTGTGAACCCTGAGCATGTCCAGAAGATCAGAAAATTACCAAATACAATGTTAAGAAAGGTAAGAGCTCTACCTTTTGAAGTGCATCAACTTAGAAAAGAGATTTTTAGGTTACTGGTACAAAGGAATAATTTGTTGGTCACCTGCATAGGCccatgttgggaaaaaaaaaaatcaaccaaaaatgaaaaaTCTCTGCTCAACTTGCAACACTCAGCACTTGTTTGGGATTTCTTCAGTAAAACGGTTCTCAAATTTCTTGAGCAGCTGCTTTCATCACCATTTGGTGCTGGACCCAGTTAATACCTGATTCTATGCCTCTGTTGTAAAATTCAGTACAACACAACACCGCTGTGAGCTGCCAACAGCATTTAAAAGGCCTGCAGAGCTCAACCAAGCTCTGTGAGTTCAGTAAGGCCCGGCTGCAGTCCTTGCACACAGGTGTTTTTCAGGGTTGCTCTGAACATAACTGTCCTTCCTTTAGTAGCATTTAGCCTGTAGCCAACAGAGAAGGGACCTGTTGGCCTGTTTTACCAACTCATCACGGACCTTTCTTTCACTCTCAAATCCTTACAGAGTATTGTTGGCATCACTCTTGGGGCAAATCTGATTAGGAATAGATCCACAGACTTCACTCTGCTGCATCTTCACTGACTATAGGATGTCTTCCTCTGTGTTAGTCAaaaagtggaggaaaaaaaaagacaaaagcaaTTCTGTCACTTTCCAACTTTAGTTGTTGTTGAAAGAACTTTTTATTTTCATCTCTGATCACTTCAGGCTCTCTGGTAGGACTTCAGGACCCCTGTTGTTCCTGCAGTGACACAAACCTGACTCTGTGTACTGCTGTTGGCAGCAGAGAACTGctgcaggggctcagagctggcctTGCT
Coding sequences within it:
- the ANKRD40 gene encoding ankyrin repeat domain-containing protein 40 — its product is MREAGGGCGEMAERERQERLREAAALGDAEEVRRLVELGVGLNSQNEVNGWTCLHWACKRNHAAVVAYLLHAGADKDILTKKGERPAQLTSKREIRKMLGVEDELPDLKQDSDLPIIPNYLANPPFPYVYNTLSTSISDPALNGNLSHLEPQDTNPPSAPDSDTCGRARALLQPGNAAPEAPPNRDIPPLPQGSAGPSHPNPVLQRAPVYQGSVSWGRSPSLPAGSNQSLPQQGNSSCMGPVPAFQPVFFTGAFPLNMQELVLKVRIQTPNLRENDFIEIELDRQELTYKELLRVSCHELGVNPEHVQKIRKLPNTMLRKDKDVARLQDFQELELVLTVSDKNSLFRVPTLSEQSGYNKKASELTY